Proteins from a genomic interval of Malassezia vespertilionis chromosome 9, complete sequence:
- a CDS encoding uncharacterized protein (TransMembrane:1 (o12-32i)) — translation MGRALQRFLSQSGIALISTFAAIIAYLALEVYSRRRVTHMLSHSVRPALPPFWVRGMDGENAPQCMAMRGDPTPDPKAFPYSDELASRVQITKFCEDVKIDTTLDVALLACDPGRAEWDIVFGPAKSPEYRGALWFLDYQASNSPTPQLLPIDDFPDDRSFHPLGINVHATSQDTARIFVVNNAAVVSTIEVFDMDRTDDGWRGRFVRTIFTPVGTYGADAVWPIDANRILVSNMHVYFHRVSPYDATVEMVRGVFGSWAARWFERNHVDGQFPSYVSFSEDLIGSGWVSHIAFDDEIAAHDGYDWRAAEAGTETELVVSGIKFANGIQLTPDKKHLVLGETGMAAVLLYPVLSENPTWERAERLGKALVLPVPFLADNVFLTPPQNDADVLPEDPLQGYSILTAGHPSALDMEESLKGNGTAPSWVVQIYYDPAQPKDQAPAPANELGFTPAHNFTVQSLLITKGANTPDAPSVASSSGVSWDPTYRGRGTFMVAGLYSDDPLICRGMHT, via the coding sequence ATGGggcgtgcattgcagcgtTTTTTGTCCCAATCGGGCATCGCGCTCATTTCCACATTTGCTGCGATCATTGCATACTTGGCCTTGGAGGTGTACAGCCGTCGCAGAGTGACGCACATGCTCTCGCACTCGgtgcgcccagcgctcCCTCCCTTTTGGGTGCGGGGCATGGATGGGgagaatgcgccgcagtgcatggcgatgcgcggGGACCCCACGCCCGACCCCAAAGCGTTCCCATAcagcgacgagcttgcttcgcgcgtgcaaatAACCAAGTTCTGCGAGGACGTCAAAATCGATACGACCCTcgacgtcgcgctccttgcctGCGACCCCGGCCGTGCTGAATGGGACATTGTGTTTGGCCCCGCCAAGTCGCCCGAGtatcgcggcgcgctgtggtTCCTGGACTACCAAGCATCAAACTCACCTACTCCCCAGCTGCTTCCCATTGACGACTTTCCCGACGACCGCAGCTTCCACCCGCTGGGCATCAACGTTCATGCCACCTCGCAGGACACTGCGCGCATCTTTGTCGTGAACAACGCGGCCGTCGTGTCGACGATCGAGGTGTTTGACATGGACCGCACCGACGACGGATGGCGCGGCAGATTTGTGCGCACCATCTTCACGCCCGTCGGCACCTacggcgccgacgccgtATGGCCCATTGACGCGAACCGCATCCTGGTATCAAACATGCACGTGTACTTCCATCGCGTCTCGCCGTACGACGCGACTGTGGAGATGGTCCGCGGCGTCTTTGGCTCCTGGGCCGCACGCTGGTTTGAGCGCAACCATGTGGACGGCCAGTTTCCCAGTTATGTAAGTTTCTCGGAGGATCTGATCGGCTCTGGCTGGGTCTCGCACATTGCGTTTGACGACGAgatcgctgcgcacgatgGGTACgactggcgcgccgccgaggcaGGTACCGAGACCGAGCTCGTCGTCAGTGGCATCAAGTTTGCCAACGGCATCCAGCTCACCCCCGACAAGAAGCATCTTGTCCTCGGCGAAACGGGCATGGCCGCCGTCCTCCTCTACCCTGTCCTCTCCGAGAACCCCACATGGGAACGCGCTGAGCGCCTGGGCAAGGCACTCGTGCTGCCTGTGCCCTTCTTGGCGGACAATGTCTTCCTCACACCCCCCCAGAACGACGCAGACGTGCTTCCTGAAGACCCCCTCCAGGGCTACTCGATTCTCACTGCGGGCCATCCTTCGGCGCTCGACATGGAAGAATCGCTGAAAGGGAACGGAACCGCCCCCAGCTGGGTCGTCCAGATCTACTACGACCCTGCCCAGCCCAAGGACCAAGCGCCCGCGCCCGCAAACGAATTGGGCTTCACCCCAGCGCACAATTTTACCGTGCAGTCTCTGCTGATAACCAAGGGTGCCAACACGCCCGATGCTCCTTCTGTAGCTTCTTCTTCTGGCGTCTCGTGGGATCCCACGTACCGAGGCCGCGGCACGTTTATGGTCGCTGGCCTGTACTCGGACGACCCCCTGATCTGCCGGGGGATGCATACATAG